The following nucleotide sequence is from Candidatus Polarisedimenticolia bacterium.
CAGAGCGTCGCGTACCCAAGGCGGTACGCAAGCGAGGCGCAACGCGGCGAGCCGGGATGGATCGGGGGCCGAATGTAACATGATTTTTGAGACGCGACACTAGTGGAAGTCGGTGATCAGGACTACGTCCTGGTTCTCGGAGCCGAAGGTGAAGACGACGCTCTTGGAGTCGCGGGCCCAGCGGGAGATCGTGATCTCGCCGGTCTTGAACTCGGTCAGCCGGGCGGGCGGCCCGACCGCCCCGGGATTCAGAAGCCATAAGCTGTCCTTCTGGCCGAGCCGGCGACGCAGCAGGAGCCTCTTGCCGTCGGGCGACCATTCATGGCCACGGAGGCGACCTTCGGTGAAGCGCGTCAGCTGCGCGGCGTCGTCCTTCGCGATCGACCGGCGCATGAGGTTGAAGCCGCTGGCGCGGTCGATGTAGGTCACGGCCTGCCCGTCGGGCGTCCACTGCAGGTCCTCGGCGCCAGGAGGAAGCAGGAAGGACGCAACGGGCTCCCCGCCTTCGGCAGGAATGACGATACGCCGCGGATAGGCCCGGCCCTCGACTTCATCCCGCTTCGTGTATATCAGGAGGCGGCCATCGCGCGTGGTGGCCACCGTTCCTCTGAGCAACTCGGTGACGAGAAGCCGGGGCTCCCCTCCGGCTATGTCCACTGCCCATAGCGCCTGCGGTTCACCCACCTTGTTGAAAAACACCGTCTTGCCGGACTCAGAGAGCGCCACGAAGAGTTCTCCCGGGCCGTCGGTCAGCTTCCGGAGACTGCCACCGTTGGGATCAATCCGCCACAGATGGAGGACTCCCCCCTTTTCCGCTTGGGTGAAGACGATGCCAGCGCCTTCGGCGAACGTCAGGTCGACGACATAGACCCCTTGGGTCGTAAGCTGTCTCCGGCCGGAGCCGTCGCGCTCCATGCGCCAGACGAACATCGCATCCCCCTGGGGAGCCGTGAAGGCGATCGGGCCACCGCCCAATGGCGCGATGAATTCGACCGACGCGGCGCCTCCCGAAGCGAAGGTGAGCGGCTGCGCCTCCCTCCCGGGCTCCAGCGAAGCCACCCAGACATTGCGAATGCCGGTCCGGCGGATGGCGGCGATAGAATTCCCGTCGGAGGAGAGGGAAAGGCGCGTGTATCCATCCAGATCGGTCGTCATCTTGCGGGCCGCTCCCTCCGGGAAGGACAACCGGTAGATCTGGCTGCCGCGCGAGCCGAGGACGAAGGCGCTTACGAAGATGGCGCTGCCGTCTGGAAGCCAGCCGAGGCTGTCGGCATAGAGCCAGGTCTGCGAACCGACGTTTTTCCGCTCTCCGCTTTCCACGTCGATCGCGGCGATCCAAGTATGAAGTCCGCCCACCGCGCTGGCCATCGTCATTGCGATCCGCCTGCCATCCGGAGACCAAGCCGGTGAGGCGTGGAGGTTGAGCGGGTCGAAGGTCTCCGGACCCTTGATGCGGATCAGCTCGCGCTCCTTGCCCGTCTCCAGCTCCGCGATGACGAGGGAATCCCCCTCGCCGAGCAGGCCCCGCCGGAAGCAAATCCGCTTCCCGTCGGGGGAGAAGGTTAGGGCGGAGTCCACGTCGAAGGCGACTTTCCGCGGGGTACCTCCCAGCGACGCGACCTGGAATAGAGCGCTGTAGTTGGGAGACTGGGGGTCCCGGTTGAGGAAGTAGAGGTAGTCGCCGTCTGGGGAAAAGCTGATCCCCCCGAACGCGAACTCCTGTGGCGGAAGGACCTGCGCGTCGCTTCCCGTGCGCACCTGGCGCACGTTGAGCGACGCACGATCGCCGACGGACGTGACATAGGCCAGGTAGCGGCCGTCGCCGGAAAGGACCGCCTCGTCGAGGTCGTTCCGGCTCATGAGGGTGGAGATCTTCATCTGCTGGGAGACCGGCGCGGAGGAGGGCTCCGATCCAGTCCGCCCGATGAGGCTGTAGAGTCCGACAGCGAGGCCGCCGAGCCCCAGGAGGGAGGCCGCGGCGATCCAAGCCGCGAGGCCCTTTCGCCGGGCGGGCGGCACACCGAGGGCGCCCGAGGTCACGGTGCCCGCGGAAGTGGCCGAGGCGGAGAGGGAGTCGTATTCGTCCACCACCTCGTGCAGATCGATGGCCAGATCCTTCATCGACTGATAGCGCTGTTCAGAGCTCTTGGCCAGGCAGCGTCGGATCAGCCGACGGACCTCGGCGGGTACGTCTGGATTCAGCTCCTCCACTGGCGCCGGCCGCTCGCGGAGGATGCGCTGCATGGTCTCCACGTCGGTGTCGGCAACGAAAGGACGCGTCCGGGTGACGGCTTCGTAGAGAATGCAACCCATTGAAAAGATGTCGGACCGATAATCGACCGGCTTCCCCTGCACCTGCTCGGGGCTCATGTAGCCGACGGTGCCCAGCACGACTCCGCCACCGGTAACCCCCTCCGTCGGCGCGCTTGTCAAACCCTCGCTCGAGTCCATTGGCCTGTCCGTGAGCTTGGCTAGACCGAAGTCCAGCACCTTGGCGAAGCCGTCCTTCGAGATCATGATGTTGGCGGGCTTGAGATCCCGGTGAACAATCCCGGCGGCATGGGCCTTGGCGATACCCTCGGCGGCCTGGCCGAGCCACCCGAGGAGGGTCTTCACGTCGGTCTTCTCGTGATGGATCTTCTGGCCGAGGGTTTCGCCGCTGACCAGCTCCATCGAGATGAAATGCACAGAGTCGGAGCCGGGCTTCACGACGCCCTTGCCGATCTCGTGGATGGTGACGATATTGGGATGGTTTAGCGAAGAGGCTGACTTGGCCTCCGTGACGAACCGCCGGAGGCGCTCCTCATTGCGGACGAGGTGTGGGGGAAGGATTTTCAGAGCAACGCTGCGCTCGAGCGTCTCGTCCTGCGCGATGTAGACCTCACCCATGCCGCCGGCGCCGAGGGGGCCGACGATGCGGTAGTGGGAGATCCGGTCCTCAGGCTGGAGGCTGCTGCTCACCTTCGCGGTCTCCCGGGCTCCATCATTCCCGGTGGAGCTTCATGACGCCCCCGGCCTCATCGGGCTCCAGCGTCCACATTTCTAGTGTACACAAAAAACAGGACTTATTCCCAGAATCAGGTGCAGTGATCAGTGGCTTGTCCGCAGGGCCGTCGTCCGGGCTATTCGCCTCAACGTCCTGGCATTTACCCGCAGTCTCTTCGTGTTTCCCCCAACCCATGGGTCGTTCGTTTCCTCGCCTCCGCGACCGCTGGGACAGCTACCTGGCCGGGACGACCTTCCCGAGGCAGGACTCACTCCTGCTGGATCAGCGATAAGCATCGGGCAGAGCCGGGCGTCGCGGGGATCGTCGAGAAGGCTGTGCTAGAGTGTTCGCCGCATGATGGAATCGAGCGCCGGACGGACGGAAGAGGATCTCTTCGAGGCGAATCGCCGCTTCTACGACGCCATGTGGGCGGGAGCGCGACTCGTCACGGCCGAGCGCTTCAACACCTGGCCCCTGGTCCGCTCGCTGCTCACGCCGTCCTCCCGGCTGGAAGTGGGCCCCGGCCTCCGGCCCCGCCTGCCGATCGCCGGCACCCACTTCCTGGACGCCAGCGCTCCGGCCCTGGAGGTGCTGCGCGGGCTGCAAGGGCGGGTGGCGCTCGGGCGCATCACGGCGCTTCCCTATCCCGACGGCTGCTTCGATCCGGTCTGCGCGCTCGACATCATCGAGCACGTCGACGACGAGCACGGGGCATTCGCGGAGCTGGTGCGGGTGACGGCCCCGGGCGGCTCGCTGCTGTTGTCCGTGCCGCTTCATCCGTCGCGCTGGACCACTTTCGATGATTTCGTGGGGCACCGGCGGCGCTACGAGCCCGGACGCCTGCTGGAGACGCTCGACCGGCACGGATTGACGGTCGAGCGCAGCGCCGGGTACGGGATGCAGCCCAAATCCTCGCGCCTGCTCGATTTCGGGATGTGGTGGCTCCAGCATCGGAGGGATCGCGCCATGTGGTGGTACAACCACGTGATCATGAGGATCGGGCTGCGGTTTCAAAAGAAGCTGGCGGTCGTCCCCGGGATGATCGACATGGAGGAAGTGGACGAGATCCTGCTCGTCTGCCGGAAGAACGGAGCCCGCGGGCAGGGCGCCGGGGAACCAAAAGTTTCGGCAGGGATCACTGGCAGACGACCATGAGATCCACCGGAAAAGTGTCGGAGGCGACGAGATCCATGCTCTCGGGACTCTGGCACATGCCCCAGCCGTTGTGCCGCCGCAACTCCACGCGGATCCCGGTGATCCGGTAGGAGGGCCCCCATCCCGGCGCCGCCGCCGCGTCCCGGCAGAAGACGGCGTCGTAATGCCCCGAATAGACCGTGCCTCCAAGCTTTCCTCCCACCCACTCGAATCCGAGCCCATTGCTCTCCGGGACCACGGTGCCGCATTGGTTCTTCTCCAGGATCGGTTTCCCGCCCTCGCGCAGAAGGTAGCTGAAGAGCCGCATCGTCTCTCCCGCCTTCACCGAGCGGTAGATCGGATACTCCAGGTTGAACCGCCCGTAGTCGCAGTTGCAATCGGGGGAGGCGTGGAACGACATCGCGACCGTGAGCTTCCCCGCGGCGGGCTTCGGCGGCGCCGCCACGGCGATTTCGTTGCGATCCGTCCGGACGGGGGAGGAAGGACAGGTGAACAGAAGCGTCCGCGGCAGCTTGGCCACGCCGTTGAATATCTTGTCGCCCGCGGGATTGGTCACCGTGTACAGGACAGCCGGGACGCGGACGACTCCGGCCGAAGACTTCGGACAGGTGAGCGTCATGCGGCTCTGCGCAATTCCCTGAAGGCCTTCGAGCGTTCCGCTGGCCTCCCAGTAGTTGCGCGGCGAGATCTTGCCGTTCTCATCGAGGAGCGCGGGAAAGATCCGTCCCCCGGCCGGCTTCAGCAGTTTGTAGGCGAAGCTCACCGTGACGTATTTGCCCGCTTCGAACTTGGCCGAAAGCGGTCCCTGGATCACGCGGGCCGCCGTGTCGATTCCGGCGACCTTCACCACTCCCTGCGGGGCCGCCGCGCGGT
It contains:
- a CDS encoding protein kinase — protein: MSSSLQPEDRISHYRIVGPLGAGGMGEVYIAQDETLERSVALKILPPHLVRNEERLRRFVTEAKSASSLNHPNIVTIHEIGKGVVKPGSDSVHFISMELVSGETLGQKIHHEKTDVKTLLGWLGQAAEGIAKAHAAGIVHRDLKPANIMISKDGFAKVLDFGLAKLTDRPMDSSEGLTSAPTEGVTGGGVVLGTVGYMSPEQVQGKPVDYRSDIFSMGCILYEAVTRTRPFVADTDVETMQRILRERPAPVEELNPDVPAEVRRLIRRCLAKSSEQRYQSMKDLAIDLHEVVDEYDSLSASATSAGTVTSGALGVPPARRKGLAAWIAAASLLGLGGLAVGLYSLIGRTGSEPSSAPVSQQMKISTLMSRNDLDEAVLSGDGRYLAYVTSVGDRASLNVRQVRTGSDAQVLPPQEFAFGGISFSPDGDYLYFLNRDPQSPNYSALFQVASLGGTPRKVAFDVDSALTFSPDGKRICFRRGLLGEGDSLVIAELETGKERELIRIKGPETFDPLNLHASPAWSPDGRRIAMTMASAVGGLHTWIAAIDVESGERKNVGSQTWLYADSLGWLPDGSAIFVSAFVLGSRGSQIYRLSFPEGAARKMTTDLDGYTRLSLSSDGNSIAAIRRTGIRNVWVASLEPGREAQPLTFASGGAASVEFIAPLGGGPIAFTAPQGDAMFVWRMERDGSGRRQLTTQGVYVVDLTFAEGAGIVFTQAEKGGVLHLWRIDPNGGSLRKLTDGPGELFVALSESGKTVFFNKVGEPQALWAVDIAGGEPRLLVTELLRGTVATTRDGRLLIYTKRDEVEGRAYPRRIVIPAEGGEPVASFLLPPGAEDLQWTPDGQAVTYIDRASGFNLMRRSIAKDDAAQLTRFTEGRLRGHEWSPDGKRLLLRRRLGQKDSLWLLNPGAVGPPARLTEFKTGEITISRWARDSKSVVFTFGSENQDVVLITDFH
- a CDS encoding class I SAM-dependent methyltransferase; the protein is MESSAGRTEEDLFEANRRFYDAMWAGARLVTAERFNTWPLVRSLLTPSSRLEVGPGLRPRLPIAGTHFLDASAPALEVLRGLQGRVALGRITALPYPDGCFDPVCALDIIEHVDDEHGAFAELVRVTAPGGSLLLSVPLHPSRWTTFDDFVGHRRRYEPGRLLETLDRHGLTVERSAGYGMQPKSSRLLDFGMWWLQHRRDRAMWWYNHVIMRIGLRFQKKLAVVPGMIDMEEVDEILLVCRKNGARGQGAGEPKVSAGITGRRP